GCTGTGGCCACTTCATGATGCTGGCATTCCATTTCTATTCCAAGCTCTTCAAGGGTGAGCATCATTTCAGTTCGAAGATCCTGAAATTTATCCATGGGCGGAACGGGAAAATAACCTTCTTTATGCCTTGGTTTATATCCTAAATTCGGGCATTCATCCCTGCCTGTATTCCAAATTGCTTCTTCTGAATCAATTATATAAAAAGCACTGTTTTTCTGTGAATCAAAACGTATATCATCAAAAATAAAAAATTCAGCTTCAGGACCAAAAAACGCAGTATCACCAATACCGGTTGTTTTAAGATAAGCTTCCGCTTTTTTAGCAATATATCTTGGATCACGTGAATAAGGTTCCCTTGTTATAGGATCTACAATATTGCATATCAATACAAGTGTTGGTACTTCATAAAACGGATCAATTTGAGCTGTTGCGGGATCAGGAATAACAAGCATATCACTTGCATTTATAGGCTGCCATCCTCTTATGCTTGAAGCATCAAACCCGAAACCGTCTTCAAAACTTGATTCATCCAGTTCGCTCAAGGGAACTGTAAAATGTTGCCAATGACTTGGAAAATCAACAAACCGTAAATCTACAACCTTTGCACCTTTTTCTTTTGCAAAATTTAATACCTCTTTTGGATTCATGATACATCTCCTTCAATAAAATTTATTATTTTGTTAATCAGGATTAAAAAATATTAATAAAGCACCAACCCTAAAATTGATTAAATAATCATCATACCAATATGTTATATAGCAATATATTGCATTTTAATGTTGGCATAAATAAGACGTACTAATCATAAAGCATTTCTATAATTGTTTTTTAAATAAGAAACTTAGAGGATGCGTGTGTACTCAAACAAATTAATCAAACAGATTATACCGGATCTATAAAGCGTCCTTTCCCTTTTCGCCCGTTCTAACCCTTACAGCTCCTTCAATCGGAATCACAAAAATCTTTCCGTCTCCTAATTTCCCTGTATTTGCAGCCTTGATGATTGTCTCAACCACATTACTCGCCATTGCAGCTTCAACAACAATTTCAATTTTTATCTTGGGAATAAAGTCAACTACATATTCGGCTCCGCGATAAATTTCCTTATGGCCCTTCTGCCGGCCGTATCCTTTAACTTCAGATACCGTCATACCGTGAACCCCGATTTCATTAAGGGCTTCTTTAACATCATCCAGCTTAAAAGGCTTTATTATAGCTTCAATCTTTTTCATATTCCCACACCCTCCATATTCTTTATTTTCACATTGTATATCCAACTTCATTATGTAAATTCACATCAAGACCCTGTATTTCTTCTTCCTCAGTTACCCTGAGGCCAACAATATAATTTATTATCTTAACAATCACAATAGTAACTATCACTGAATAGGTGATAGCAGCTGCTATGCCAATTGCCTGTATCAAAACCAGTTTCGGATTTCCATAAAAAAGACCATCAGCGCCTGCCGGGTTAATTGCCTTTGATGCAAAAAGACCTGTTGCAAAAGCTCCCCATACACCGCCTATCCCATGTACTGCTACCACATCAAGTGCATCATCATATCCGAATTTGCTTTTAAGAGACATCGCTAAACAGCATATAATTCCTGCAACCAGACCTATAGATATCGCGGAAACCGGTCCCACAAAACCGGCTGCCGGAGTAATTGCAACTAGTCCTGCAAGCGCACCTGAAGCAGCTCCAAGAGTAGTAGGTTTTCCATGATATATCCACTCCACCATTATCCATGAAACCGCTGCTGCTCCTGCTGAAAGCTGAGTTGTAATAAGCGCCATTGAAGCAAGCCCTCCGGCCGACAACGAACTGCCGGCATTAAATCCAAACCATCCGAACCAGAGAATCCCTGTCCCAAGAAGCGTCATTGTAAGATTATGAGGCATT
The genomic region above belongs to Pseudomonadota bacterium and contains:
- a CDS encoding P-II family nitrogen regulator, whose protein sequence is MKKIEAIIKPFKLDDVKEALNEIGVHGMTVSEVKGYGRQKGHKEIYRGAEYVVDFIPKIKIEIVVEAAMASNVVETIIKAANTGKLGDGKIFVIPIEGAVRVRTGEKGKDAL
- a CDS encoding ammonium transporter, whose protein sequence is MNSGDTAFMLVSTMLVMFMTPGLGLFYGGLVRSKNVLSIILQCFISLGIVSIIWVFYGYSLAFGPDIHGFIGNFDWAFLNGVGFSPGPYSDSIPHILFCAFQLMFAIITPALITGAYAERMKFSAFIIFTVLWTTFVYFPVCHWVWGGGWLGKLGALDFAGGTVIHINSGAAALVVAFMIGKRKGWGKDAIMPHNLTMTLLGTGILWFGWFGFNAGSSLSAGGLASMALITTQLSAGAAAVSWIMVEWIYHGKPTTLGAASGALAGLVAITPAAGFVGPVSAISIGLVAGIICCLAMSLKSKFGYDDALDVVAVHGIGGVWGAFATGLFASKAINPAGADGLFYGNPKLVLIQAIGIAAAITYSVIVTIVIVKIINYIVGLRVTEEEEIQGLDVNLHNEVGYTM